The following are encoded in a window of Peromyscus maniculatus bairdii isolate BWxNUB_F1_BW_parent chromosome X, HU_Pman_BW_mat_3.1, whole genome shotgun sequence genomic DNA:
- the LOC143270821 gene encoding uncharacterized protein LOC143270821: MTRGWRHPWAPSHPAPSVTAPPTAPEGPAAPAAAPKQRRMRFLLPPQLPVAYEEGGTNQQSPPTDAKDGVKTPACWEQLNRPVVPHPFKIGDSVWVRRHQSRNLEPRLTGQRLGSTRRM; encoded by the exons atgactcggGGGTGGCGTCACCCGTGGgcgccgagtcaccccgccccgagtgttacagcccccccgacagcgccggagggaccggcggctcctgcagcggcccccaaacagcggaggatgaggttcctgcttcctccccaattgccggtcgcctacgaggaaggcgggacaaaccagcaaag ccctccaactgatgcaaaagacggtgtaaaaacccctgcctgctgggagcaactgaaccgcccggtggtgcctcacccattcaagattggggactctgtctgggtccgacgccatcaatccaggaacctagagccgag gttgacgggacagcggcttgggtccacacgtcgcatgtaa